One window from the genome of Manis pentadactyla isolate mManPen7 chromosome 15, mManPen7.hap1, whole genome shotgun sequence encodes:
- the LOC130680924 gene encoding ras-related protein Rab-33B, with translation MASEMESSLEASFSSSGAVSGASVFLPPARSRIFKIIVIGDSNVGKTCLTYRFCAGRFPDRTEATIGVDFRERAVEIDGERIKIQLWDTAGQERFRKSMVQHYYRNVHAVVFVYDMTNMASFHSLPSWIEECKQHLLASDIPRILVGNKCDLRSAIQVPTDLAQKFADTHSMPLFETSAKNPNDNDHVEAIFMTLAHKLKSHKSLMLSQSPDNGITLKPEPKPAITCWC, from the coding sequence ATGGCTTCGGAGATGGAGTCGTCGCTGGAGGCAAGCTTTTCGTCCAGCGGTGCGGTGTCTGGGGCTTCAGTGTTTCTGCCTCCGGCTCGCTCCCGCATCTTCAAGATAATCGTGATCGGCGACTCCAATGTGGGCAAGACATGCCTGACCTACCGCTTCTGCGCCGGCCGCTTCCCCGACCGCACCGAGGCTACCATCGGGGTGGATTTCCGAGAACGGGCGGTGGAGATTGATGGGGAGCGCATCAAGATCCAGTTATGGGACACAGCAGGACAAGAACGCTTCAGAAAGAGCATGGTACAGCACTACTACAGAAATGTACATGCTGTTGTCTTTGTGTATGATATGACCAACATGGCTAGTTTTCATAGCCTGCCATCTTGGATAGAAGAATGCAAGCAGCATTTGCTAGCCAGTGATATACCACGGATTCTTGTTGGAAATAAATGTGACTTGAGAAGTGCCATTCAAGTGCCTACAGACTTGGCACAAAAATTTGCTGACACACACAGTATGCCTTTGTTTGAAACCTCTGCTAAGAACCCCAATGATAATGACCATGTGGAAGCTATATTTATGACCTTGGCTCATAAACTGAAAAGCCACAAATCATTAATGCTCAGTCAATCCCCTGATAATGGAATTACCCTGAAGCCTGAACCAAAGCCTGCAATAACATGCTGGTGCTAA